The Acidobacteriota bacterium genome contains the following window.
TATGACATCGCCGACGAGGAGATGAACGAACTTGCAAAAACCTCTGGCGGCAAGGTCTTCCCGGTCGGTGATTTTGCTGATGCGAGAAACGCTTTCAAGAGCGTCGCGGAGGAGATCGGCACGAAATACACACTCGGATACTATCCCTCGAACGACAAGAAGGACGGAACTTTGCGGAAGATAAAAGTTGAGGTCAAAGGACTTCCGGCCGGAACTGTGGTGAGGGCGAGGGAAAGTTATTTGGCGCCATCAAATTAAATAGATCTATATGGGTTCAAAATTCAATCGCATTTTCTTAATGGTTCTCGACTCCGCCGGTATCGGCGAGATGCCCGATGCGGCGGCGTGGGGCGATGCCGGGGCGAATACGCTCGGGCATATTTTTGAATCGCGCACTGTTCATCTGCCGAATTTGCAGGCGATGGGGCTCGGAAATATCACGCCGCTCAAGGGGTTGGCCGGCGTCGAGAGTCCGACCGGTTCATACGGCAAATGTACGCTCAAATCTGACGGCAAGGACACCACGACAGGGCATTGGGAGATGGCGGGAATTATTCTGAAGCAGGGATTTCCGAAGTTTCCAGACGGTTTTCCGCCGCGGATCATTGACGAATTTATTGCAAAGGCGAATGTTCCCGGTGTGCTCGGGAATATTCCCGCGAGCGGCACCGAAATCATAAAACAGCTCGGCGAGGAGCACATTAGAACTGGTAAACCGATCGTCTATACCTCGGCCGATTCTGTCTTTCAGATAGCGGCGCACGAGGAGGTTGTCCCGATCGACAGGCTTTATGAGATGTGCGAGATAGCCCGCAAAATACTTCACGGAGAGGATGAGGTTGCACGCGTGATCGCTCGGCCGTTCCTGGGTTCGACGGCCGACAATTTCAAGCGGACAGAGAATCGACACGATTACGCCGTTCCACCGCCGAACGACAACCTGTTGCCGCTGATGAAAGCCTCGGGGCTTGATGTGGTGTGTATAGGCAAGATCGCCTCGATCTATGATGGCTTGGGTGTTACAGAAGACCTGACCGCCAAGAATAATGAGCAGATCATTGACGTAACGATCCAGGCACTCAATAACGATTCCCACGGCATTGTCTTCAGCAATCTGGTCGATTTTGATATGCTTTACGGCCATCGCCGCGATACTGAGGGGTATGCGAAAGCGTTAGAGCACTTCGATGAGCGCCTTCCCGAGGTGATCGATGCGTTACACGACGACGATCTGCTCATCATGACAGCCGACCATGGCAACGATCCATCAATGCCCGGATCCGACCACACCCGCGAATACGTACCGCTTTTGGTTTTTGGCAAAGCCGCTAAGGCTGGCATCAATCTCGGTACACGGCAATCGCTCTCGGATATTGGGCAGACGGTTGCGGAGAATTTCGGGCTTCGAATAAACGATGGCGTGAGTTTCCTTGGCGAGATCTGACGCCGGCGGTTCTCAGGTAGGGATGACTGTAAGTCTCGCATTGGCAATAGATTGCACGGCAAAAGATAAAGTGGCGTGTATTGTTTCACGGGTGGCTTAAAGTAAAAGGTCAGGCAAGCTTTAATGCTTGTCCTGACCTTTTTCGTTGGTTCTGATGGCAGTTAAACTACTCCGTAAACTCGAGCTCAAGATCGTCTTCACAGAAATCGAATTTTACTGGTGTCGATTCTGATTTATCCGCGTAAACAGCCTTTACCCACTGCTTGCAGGGATCGCTGTCCGAAGCCTTACTCCAAACCATAGTCGCCGTTTTACCGGGAGCGATGCCGGTACCAATGTCAAAAAAGTTATACTTTTTGCCGTCGACTGAAACGAGCAGCTTTTTGATGGTGCTGTCGGTTTTGTTCACTACCTTGAACGAGAACTCGCTGTCCTGGGCATAGCCGTAAGAAAACGAGAGCATGACGAAAGCAAGGCTTAAAAGGCCTGTTCGCAGGTATTTACTCGAAAAACTCATTAATGATCTCCCCTACCTTAAAATTTCTAATACTAGTGACCGAAGGCGTCGGAGTGATTTTATCGACTGCGTCGGTATATAGCAATTAAAAAAATTGGTATCATCCTGGTAACAAGAAAAAAAATAGTTGCTGCGTTCGGAGAGAGGTTTGTGCCGTTCTGCTGCTTGTCTGTATTTAGCCATCACAACTAAGGAAGAACATCTTTATGAATCGAACTGCGTTTCTGGTTACTGTGCTGATATTTACATTGGTTGCTCCCGGCCTCGTGATCGGGCAGGCCGCGGACCCGCTGAACGCGTATAGTGATCCGCCAAGCCGTCTGCAGGGAGTCATCGAGAAATTCACTGAGGATGTCGGCATCCTCAATCGTTTCTATTCGGCTCAGACCTCATCCAATAGATCGGCTCGTTTCAAGAGCCTCTATAACGAGGAATTACAGCTGCTAGGCAGCTTTAACTTTGATAGGCTAAACCATGATGAACAAATAGATTACGTACTATTCAAGAATTATCTTGAGCATGAACTCAAGGAGCAGGAAAGGAACGACGCACAGTTTGCTGAGATGGCTCCGCTGATGCCCTTTGCCAAGGTCATCAATGATCTTGAGGACACGCGACGCAAGCTGGAATTTGCCGATCCGGCAAAATCGGCAGCACTTTTGAACGAGCTTGCGAAACAGATCTCGTCAACCCAGCGTTCATTTGAAACGCCAAATTCGACAAAGCCCAAACGCACAGTTGCGAATCGTGCGGCTCGAACGGTTGACGGCCTGCGCCGGACGCTTCGTTCGTGGTACAGCTTCTACAACGCGTACGATCCGACATTTACATGGTGGTGCGAAGCTCCATACAAGGCTTCCGATGAAGCTCTCGGCAAGTACTCAACTTTCATCACGGAAAAACTCGTCGGCATCAAAGCTGACGACCGGACGACGATCATCGGCGATCCGATCGGGCGTGAGGCCTTGATCCAGGAATTGCAGTTCGAGATGATCCCGTACACGCCGGAGGAACTGGTTGAGATCGCGAACAAGGAATTCGAGTGGTGCATCACCGAATTCAAAAAAGCGTCGCGCGAGATGGGGTACGGCGACGATTACATGAAAGCCATTGAGGCGGTAAAGCAAAAATACGTCGAGCCCGGCAAACAGCCTGAGCTGAT
Protein-coding sequences here:
- a CDS encoding phosphopentomutase, with the protein product MGSKFNRIFLMVLDSAGIGEMPDAAAWGDAGANTLGHIFESRTVHLPNLQAMGLGNITPLKGLAGVESPTGSYGKCTLKSDGKDTTTGHWEMAGIILKQGFPKFPDGFPPRIIDEFIAKANVPGVLGNIPASGTEIIKQLGEEHIRTGKPIVYTSADSVFQIAAHEEVVPIDRLYEMCEIARKILHGEDEVARVIARPFLGSTADNFKRTENRHDYAVPPPNDNLLPLMKASGLDVVCIGKIASIYDGLGVTEDLTAKNNEQIIDVTIQALNNDSHGIVFSNLVDFDMLYGHRRDTEGYAKALEHFDERLPEVIDALHDDDLLIMTADHGNDPSMPGSDHTREYVPLLVFGKAAKAGINLGTRQSLSDIGQTVAENFGLRINDGVSFLGEI
- a CDS encoding DUF885 family protein — protein: MQGVIEKFTEDVGILNRFYSAQTSSNRSARFKSLYNEELQLLGSFNFDRLNHDEQIDYVLFKNYLEHELKEQERNDAQFAEMAPLMPFAKVINDLEDTRRKLEFADPAKSAALLNELAKQISSTQRSFETPNSTKPKRTVANRAARTVDGLRRTLRSWYSFYNAYDPTFTWWCEAPYKASDEALGKYSTFITEKLVGIKADDRTTIIGDPIGREALIQELQFEMIPYTPEELVEIANKEFEWCITEFKKASREMGYGDDYMKAIEAVKQKYVEPGKQPELIKKLAYEAIDYVEKNDLVTVPKVARDGWRMEMMTPERQLVAPFFLGGETILVSYPTDGMTHEQKLMSMRGNNPHFSHATVHHELIPGHHLQGYMTRRYRPYREIFRTPFWGEGWALYWEFLLWDRGFNKTPEDRIGALFWRSHRAARIIFSLNFHLEKWTPQQCVDLLVDKVGHERDNALAEVRRSFSGDYGPLYQMAYMMGGLQFYNLHKDLVGSKKMTDKQFHDAILKEGAIPVEMDRAILTNQKMTKDFKPNWRYYPGLAK